In the genome of Streptomyces fagopyri, the window GCTGCGCCGGCGACGGCCCGTCCGGCCCGAACTGGTGCTGCTGTGCGACGTGTCGGGGTCGGTGTCGGGCTTCTCGGACTTCACGATGCTGCTGGTGCAGGCGCTGCACGACCAGTTCAGCAAGGTACGGGTGTTCGCCTTCGTCAACCGCGTCGACGAGGTGACCGGGCTGCTGGTGCGCGGTGCGGCCGATCCGGCGGGGCTGGGCGCCCGGATCCGGGCGGAGGCCACGCTGACCGGCTGGCACGACAGCAGTGACTACGGTGTCGCGTTCGGAGAGTTCACCGAGCGCTACGCCGACGCGGCGGGCTCGCGCTCGACGGTCTTCGTCCTCGGTGACGCCCGTACGAACATGGGCGACCCGAACCTGCCGGCCGTACGGGACCTGTGCGAACGGGCCCGGCGCGTCTACTGGCTGAACCCCGAACCCCGGTCCCAGTGGGGCACCGGCGACTCCGCCGCGCCCGAGTACGCCGGACTCGTCGAGATGCACGAGTGCCGCAACGCCCGGCAGCTCGGCGACCTCATCGGCCGCCTGCTGCCGGTCTGAGCGACGGCCCGGGCCATGTCCGTCCGGGTCACGTCCTCCCCGGGCCATCTCCGTCCGGGCCGTGTCCGTCCGGTCTGAGCGACGGTCCGGGCCCGTGGCCCCCCGGGCCCGTGTCCGCCCCGGTCGCGCGCGCTCGGGTCGCGCCGCACGGGGCGCGACCCGCCCGGGTCTCGTGCGCCCGGGGCGCGTCCGCCGGCCTAGGCCGTCAGCTGCGGGTACATCACGGCGATGTCCTCGGAGAGCTGGACCTTGACCTGCCGGGTGAGGTCGTCGGCCAGGACCTCGAAGGCGCCGGACGCGATGCCGTCGAGGGCCTGCGCGGCGACGGCGTCCGGGGACGACTTCGGCGCGTCGACGTGCGCGGCCATGTCCGTGTCGACGTAGCCGACATGGAGTCCGGTGACCTCGATGCCGCGCGGCTTCAGGTCCAGGCGCAGGGAGTTGGTCTGCGACCAGAAGGCGGCCTTGGAGGCGCTGTAGGAGCCGAGGACACCGATCCAGGACAGCACCGAGTGGACGTTGAGGATGTGGCCGCCGCCGTTGCGCTCGATGACCGGGACGAAGGCGCGGGTGACGAGGAGGGGTCCGTAGAAGTTCGTCTCGAACTCGCGGCGGACGTCCTCGACGGGGGACTCCAGGAAGTTCGCGTTCACGGAGGCACCGGCGTTGTTGATCAGGAGCGTGACGTCCTGCGCCTGCTCGGCGGCCGCGGCCACGGACGCGGGATCGGTCACCTCCAGGGCCAGCGGCACCGCGTCGGGGTGCGTGACGGTCCGCGGGTCGCGTGCGGTGGCGTACACCTTCTTGGCGCCGCGCTCGTAGAGGCCCTGGACGAGCGCCCTGCCGATGCCCCGGCTGCCGCCGGTGACCAGAGCGACCGAACCTTCGATGGATGTCATGAGAACTCCCCACAATGAGAAACCGATCGGTTTACCAACTGAGGTCAGCGTAAACCGATCGGTTTCCAAGGGCAAGCCGAACCCGGCCGCACCTCTCCGTACCTGTCCGCACACAGCGACGGCCGGGAACGTCTCGCGCCCGCCGACGGGCGGCGCGAGGCGTTCCCGGCCGTTCCCGGTCCCCCCGGACCGCCGCGAACGCGGGGAGGACCCTGGTGGTCAGGCCGTCGCGGCGGCCGCCTTCTCCTCCGCCCTGTCCCCCGCGAGTTCGGCGACCCCACCGGCGGCCGGTCCGGTCATCGCTTCCGCCGGGGAGGCGCTCTCGCCGGCCGCCGCGTACGCGGGCGTGGCACCCCGGGTCAGACCGACCAGCGCGACCGCCACGATCATCACGAACGCGACACCGGCGATCGCGAAGCTCAGGGTGAACTGGCTCTCGGCGGGCAGCGCGGGCACTCCGGCCGGCAGGTGCGCGATCGTCCTGGACGCCAGCAGCGAGGTGATCACCGCGCTGGCGATCGCACTGCCGACGGAACGGGAGATGGAGTTGAGCCCGTTGGCGATGCCGGTCTGGTGGTGCGGAACGCTCGCCACGATGAGGGCGGGCATGGCCGCGTACCCGAAGCTGACGGCCACACCGATCAGCAGGCCCGCGAGGATGATCGAGGCGGAGCTGCCGTGCGCGAGGGTCAGCCACGCGAATCCGGCGACGCCGAACACCGCGCCGACGACCAGGGTGAACCGCGCCCCGATCCGCCCGACCAGGATCCCGCCGAGCTGCGCGGCGAGCAGCGAGACGACCGTGGTGGGCAGCAGGTACTCGACCGAGGCGCGCAGGACCGAGGCGCCGAATCCGTACCCGGTCAGCTCCTTCGGCATCTGCACCAGATAGGCCACGCCGATGAACTGCGAGAACATCGCGAACCCGAGGAACAGACCGGCGAGGTTCGTGAAGAGCACCGGACGGTGGACGAACATCCGCATGTCCACCATCGGCCCGCGGACGCTCCGCTCCACGAACACCCAGACGGCCGCCATGACCACGGCGGCGACGAACAGACCCAAGGTGCGCACGGAGCCCCAGCCCCACTCGTGGCCCTGCGAGATCGGCAGCAGGAGCAGGACGAGCAGCGCGGCGAGCGTCACCGCGCCGAGCCAGTCGGTACGGCCACCGGTCGTCGAGCGCGAGGCGGGAACACGTACGAGGACGCCGACGAGGGCCACGGCGGCGAGGGCCACGGCGAGCCAGAACACCCGGTGGTAGTCGGGATCCGCGCCGCGGGTGAGCAGTCCGGCCGCCACCAGGGCGAACCCGCTGCCGACGGCGAGCGTTCCGCTGACCATCGCCATCGCGCCGTGCAGTTTCGCCGGCGGCATCTCCTCGCGCAGCACCGAGAGGGCGAGCGGGAAGATCGCGGTCGCCGCGCCCTGGAGCACCCGGCCGACGATCAGCCACAGCAGTGACGTGGTGGTCGCGGCCAGCACCGATCCGGCGATCATCAGCAGCAGAACCCCGATCAGCGTGGGCTTCTTGCCGTGCATGTCGCCGAAGCGGCCGAGCAGCGGGGTGAAGACCGCGGCGGACAGCAGGGTCGCGGTGGTGACCCAGCTGACGTTCGCGGTACTGGTGCCGAGGTCGCTCTGGATGATGCTCAGGATCGGTACGACGAGGGTCTGCATCATCGAGACGATCATGGCCGCGAGGCCGAGGACCAGGACGAGCGAGAGATCGCCTGCGGGGCGTGTCTGCGCCCCGCGATCGGAGGGTGTCACGGTGTTCTTTCCTTAGGAGCCCGGAAAACTGCATGCTCTTGAAGGTTGAGGTCTTCAAGTAACCGGAGAGAGGAAAGCACCGAAGGTTGAGGTAGTCAAGTTTCGGGTTACGCTGGGCCCATGTCCGTGACACCTGGAACGAGCCGCTCCGCCGAGGTACCGGACGGCGGGCACCCCGGCGTCTCCCATGCCGTACTGCTCGACACCCTCTGGGCGTCCATGGTCAGCCTCTACGCGGATCTCACCACCGCCGCCGCCGCGCACGGTCTGACCTACAGCCAGGCCAAGGCCCTCAACGTGCTGCGTCAGGGTCCCGTCCCCATGCGGTCCCTCGCGGACACGCTCCGCTGCGACGCGTCGAACATCACCGGGATCATCGACCGACTGGAGGCACGCGGTCTCGTCCACCGCGAGGCCAGCCCCACCGACCGCCGCGTGAAGAACGTCGTCCTCTCGGAGGAGGGCGCCGCCGTCGTGGTTCGCGTCCGCGACGGAATGCACGCCACCCACCAGGCCCTCGGCGCACTGAGCGACGCCGAGCGGGCCACCCTCGACGGCCTGCTCTCGCGACTGTTCCAGACCGACGGCCATCCCACCGCCTGAGCACCTACGGCAAGGGACGGACGGCCGACTCCCCCACGTCAGGCCGTACCGAGGGCGGCCCGCAGGGTGCTGATCGCCTGGCCGACGGCGGCTTCGGCGGCATGCGTGCCACGCAGGGCGTCGAGCATCACGAAGTCGTGGATGATGCCCTGGTAGCGGACGGCGGTGACGGCGACGCCGGCCTCCCGGAGCTTGTTGGCGTAAGCCTCGCCCTCGTCGCGCAGGACGTCGGCCTCACCGGTGATGACGAGCGCCGGGGGCAGACCGGTGAGTTGCTCGGTGGTGGCGCGCAGCGGGGACGCGGTGATCCGGGCGCGCTCGCTCGGGTCGGTCGTGTACTGGTCCCAGAACCACCGCATGCCGTCGCGGCGCAGGAAGCAGCCGGTGGCGAACTGGTGGTAGGAGCCGGTGCCGAAGTTCGCGTCGGTGACCGGGTAGAAGAGCACCTGCTGGACGAGCGGGACATCGTCGCGCTCCTTGGCCATCAAGGGTGAGCGCCGCGGTCATGTTGACGCCGACCGAGTCACCGGCCACCGCGACACGCGACGCGTCGAAGCCGTGCTCGGCACCTTCGGTGACGACCCAGCGGGCGACGGCGTAGTTCTGCTCGATGGCGACCGGACAGCGGGCCTCTGCTCCGCCGTGAGCGCCGCGCGGAGGACTAACGGTCCGTGGCCATCCGCCTCACCGAGACCGGGACCCGCCTGCGGGAGCGCGCGGACACGGTTCCCCTCGCCATCGGCGACGCCATGGGCCTGACCCCGGAGCAGGACGCCACGGCCGAACACCTCCTGCGCCTGCTCACCGCCAACGTCACGGAGCACTGAGCGGCACCCGCACCCTCGGCACCCTCGCCACCTTCCGCGCCCTCGCCACGCGTTTCCGGGCCACGAAAACACTGGCCTGTTCTTTGCCATCGAGTGTGTGTGGGGAGGCCGCGCCCTTCCGCACCTCCCGCCCTTTTCCCTCTCGTCCGGCCCTGCGGTGCGACGTAACCGAACGTGTCCGAATTTGAAACGACGAGTTCACGGGCGCGCAAGTTTCTCTTGTGTCCATAGCGGCTAACCCGCAGATCACAGGGGTTGAAATGGTTTCCTCCCTTTCTGCGAGACGGGCCGTGAGGTGCGCGTGATGGACGAACTGCGTGTGCTGTCGATCTATGAGGGATTCTTTTCGGGCGGGGCCCGGATCGTGCACAGCGATGTCGTGATGGGGCTCCATGAGGGTGGTCAGCGCCACTCGGTGCTGAGCCTGAATGGCGAGATGTATCGGGAGGCGACCCGGCAGCGGATGGAGGACGACGTCTGCTTCCGGTCCCTCACCGGGGCCGGCGTTCCGGTCACCTCCCTGGGCCGCGGTCACGGGGCGTCCGACGCCGCGAACGCCTTCACCGGACCGGAGCTGGCCGCCGCCGCCCGGGCCATGGCGGGCGCGGACGTCATCCTGTCGCTCAAGGAGCAGCCGCTCGGCCTGCTCAACCAGGCGGGCCTGCCCCGACGGCCCGTCGTGGTGTGCCTGCACCGCTCCGATCCCGAGAACCAGGGAGCGGCCCTGGACGAACTGAGGACCGCGGTCGCCGACGGCCGGATCGCCGCCGCGATCTGCTGTGCCGAGTCGACCCGAGCGGCGTACGCCGCCGCCGGGATCCCCGCGGAGCTGCTGCACGTGATCCCGAACGGTGTGGACCTGCTGCGGTTCCGCCCCGACCCCTTCAGGCGCGCGCTGCTGCGGGCGTCGCTGGGGATACCGGCGGACGCGCCCGTGATCGTCTTCGCGGCCCGCTACGCGGAGATGAAGAACGTGCCGCTCTTCCTGCGGGCGGCCCGCGCCTGGCTGCGCCGCCGCCCCGAAGGCCAGGTCCTGATGTGCGGCGCCGGGATGACGCGGGCCAACGCCGCTCTGCGCGAGGACATGGCCACCGCCTTCGGCGACGAGGCCTCGCTCACCGACCGCGTATCGCTGCTCGGCGTACGCGACGACATGGAGATCGTCTACGCCG includes:
- a CDS encoding SDR family oxidoreductase, translated to MTSIEGSVALVTGGSRGIGRALVQGLYERGAKKVYATARDPRTVTHPDAVPLALEVTDPASVAAAAEQAQDVTLLINNAGASVNANFLESPVEDVRREFETNFYGPLLVTRAFVPVIERNGGGHILNVHSVLSWIGVLGSYSASKAAFWSQTNSLRLDLKPRGIEVTGLHVGYVDTDMAAHVDAPKSSPDAVAAQALDGIASGAFEVLADDLTRQVKVQLSEDIAVMYPQLTA
- a CDS encoding MFS transporter, which produces MTPSDRGAQTRPAGDLSLVLVLGLAAMIVSMMQTLVVPILSIIQSDLGTSTANVSWVTTATLLSAAVFTPLLGRFGDMHGKKPTLIGVLLLMIAGSVLAATTTSLLWLIVGRVLQGAATAIFPLALSVLREEMPPAKLHGAMAMVSGTLAVGSGFALVAAGLLTRGADPDYHRVFWLAVALAAVALVGVLVRVPASRSTTGGRTDWLGAVTLAALLVLLLLPISQGHEWGWGSVRTLGLFVAAVVMAAVWVFVERSVRGPMVDMRMFVHRPVLFTNLAGLFLGFAMFSQFIGVAYLVQMPKELTGYGFGASVLRASVEYLLPTTVVSLLAAQLGGILVGRIGARFTLVVGAVFGVAGFAWLTLAHGSSASIILAGLLIGVAVSFGYAAMPALIVASVPHHQTGIANGLNSISRSVGSAIASAVITSLLASRTIAHLPAGVPALPAESQFTLSFAIAGVAFVMIVAVALVGLTRGATPAYAAAGESASPAEAMTGPAAGGVAELAGDRAEEKAAAATA
- a CDS encoding MarR family winged helix-turn-helix transcriptional regulator, with the protein product MSVTPGTSRSAEVPDGGHPGVSHAVLLDTLWASMVSLYADLTTAAAAHGLTYSQAKALNVLRQGPVPMRSLADTLRCDASNITGIIDRLEARGLVHREASPTDRRVKNVVLSEEGAAVVVRVRDGMHATHQALGALSDAERATLDGLLSRLFQTDGHPTA
- a CDS encoding glycosyltransferase translates to MLSIYEGFFSGGARIVHSDVVMGLHEGGQRHSVLSLNGEMYREATRQRMEDDVCFRSLTGAGVPVTSLGRGHGASDAANAFTGPELAAAARAMAGADVILSLKEQPLGLLNQAGLPRRPVVVCLHRSDPENQGAALDELRTAVADGRIAAAICCAESTRAAYAAAGIPAELLHVIPNGVDLLRFRPDPFRRALLRASLGIPADAPVIVFAARYAEMKNVPLFLRAARAWLRRRPEGQVLMCGAGMTRANAALREDMATAFGDEASLTDRVSLLGVRDDMEIVYAAADVVSLTSSSGEAAPLSLIEGMMCGAVPVATDVGDCASIVAGHGFLTPLDAEAVARAWCEAVERGAEFAPALALSRERFSRTRMIAAYAGLVERVGGGAGRVSLSVPEPLPEPF